A portion of the Streptomyces platensis genome contains these proteins:
- the mqnE gene encoding aminofutalosine synthase MqnE yields the protein MDVGLKRELEAKVHAGERLTREDGIALYESDDLAWLGGLAHEVRTRKNGDVVHFNVNRHLNMTNVCTASCAYCSFQRKPGEKDAYTMRIEEAVRLAKAMENDNLTELHIVNGLHPNLPWRYYPRSLSELKKALPNVSLKAFTATEIHHFETISGLSASEILDELIDAGLESLTGGGAEIFDWEIRQHIVDHRTHWEDWSRIHRLAHEKGLKTPSTMLYGHIEEPRHRVDHVLRLRELQDETGGFQVFIPLRYQHDFVDMQDGKVRNKLQARTTMATGAEALKTFAVSRLLFDNVPHVKCFWVMHGLQTTQLALQHGADDMDGSVVEYKITHDADNYGTPNKLTREDLLELIRDAGFRPVERNTRYEAIREYPGPDPDRRESPQPMRV from the coding sequence ATGGATGTGGGCCTCAAGCGCGAGCTGGAGGCGAAGGTCCACGCCGGGGAGCGGCTGACCCGCGAGGACGGTATCGCCCTCTACGAGTCCGACGACCTGGCCTGGCTGGGCGGCCTCGCCCATGAGGTGCGTACCCGCAAGAACGGCGACGTCGTCCACTTCAACGTCAACCGTCACCTCAACATGACGAATGTGTGCACCGCGTCGTGCGCCTACTGCTCCTTCCAGCGCAAGCCGGGCGAGAAGGACGCGTACACGATGCGCATCGAGGAGGCCGTCCGCCTCGCCAAGGCGATGGAGAACGACAACCTCACCGAGCTGCACATCGTCAACGGGCTCCACCCCAACCTGCCGTGGCGCTACTACCCCCGCTCGCTCAGCGAGCTGAAGAAGGCCCTGCCGAACGTCTCCCTGAAGGCCTTCACCGCCACCGAGATCCACCACTTCGAGACCATCTCCGGGCTCTCCGCCTCCGAGATCCTCGACGAGCTGATCGACGCCGGCCTGGAGTCGCTGACCGGCGGCGGCGCCGAGATCTTCGACTGGGAGATCCGGCAGCACATCGTCGACCACCGCACCCACTGGGAAGACTGGTCGCGCATCCACCGCCTCGCCCACGAAAAGGGCCTCAAGACCCCCTCGACGATGCTCTACGGGCACATCGAGGAGCCCCGCCACCGCGTCGACCACGTGCTGCGGCTGCGTGAGCTCCAGGACGAGACCGGCGGCTTCCAGGTCTTCATCCCGCTGCGTTACCAGCACGACTTCGTCGACATGCAGGACGGCAAGGTCCGCAACAAGCTCCAGGCCCGGACGACGATGGCGACCGGCGCCGAGGCCCTGAAGACCTTCGCGGTCTCCCGCCTCCTCTTCGACAACGTCCCGCACGTCAAGTGCTTCTGGGTGATGCACGGTCTGCAGACCACCCAGCTCGCCCTTCAGCACGGCGCGGACGACATGGACGGCTCGGTCGTCGAATACAAGATCACGCACGACGCGGACAACTACGGCACGCCGAACAAGCTGACCCGTGAGGACCTGCTGGAGCTGATCCGCGACGCCGGCTTCCGCCCCGTCGAGCGCAACACCCGCTACGAGGCCATCCGCGAGTACCCGGGCCCGGACCCGGACCGCCGCGAATCCCCGCAGCCGATGCGCGTCTGA
- a CDS encoding Lrp/AsnC family transcriptional regulator, with the protein MDAVDRQLIQALRENGRASYAELGRLVGLSGPSVTDRINRLESAGVITGYRATVDAASLGLGVTALVGISLSDATDHEDVAQRLRDLEEIEDCWFIAGDDSYMLKVRVGDVDGLERTIRRLSGTKGVSRTRTTIVLSTKWENRVGQLPEEAE; encoded by the coding sequence ATGGACGCGGTGGATAGGCAGCTCATCCAGGCACTTCGCGAGAACGGCCGGGCCTCGTACGCGGAGCTCGGCCGGCTCGTCGGCCTCTCCGGGCCCAGCGTCACGGACCGGATCAACCGCCTGGAGTCGGCCGGCGTGATCACCGGCTACCGCGCGACGGTCGACGCCGCCTCGCTCGGCCTCGGCGTCACGGCGCTGGTGGGCATCTCGCTGTCGGACGCCACCGATCACGAGGACGTCGCCCAGCGGCTGCGCGACCTCGAAGAGATCGAGGACTGCTGGTTCATCGCCGGCGACGACTCGTACATGCTCAAGGTGCGGGTGGGCGACGTGGACGGCCTGGAGCGCACCATCCGGCGGCTGTCCGGCACCAAGGGCGTTTCCCGTACGCGCACCACGATCGTGCTCTCCACCAAGTGGGAGAACCGCGTCGGCCAACTGCCCGAAGAGGCCGAATAG